Proteins found in one Lachancea thermotolerans CBS 6340 chromosome C complete sequence genomic segment:
- the YCT1 gene encoding Yct1p (similar to uniprot|Q12235 Saccharomyces cerevisiae YLL055W Hypothetical ORF) produces MTQSQSSSSLEEHPVTVTGKENPGFDSSDNEVGLVLPSSPEKESSDTKDFKVITSRDADVTLRFLEENDHLVEPITPEEERKLSRKVMWIVVSLTALINLILYADKAVMSYAAIFTFFEDTGLTQNKYNNANTLFYFGYIVGQGNLFFLQKFPLSRVMFVMTALWSIIIFLHCTAYNYQGVYALRFFLGFVESIGVPSLNTTMGQFLTPQEKSATAPVFYAACMGVTIPVGFIAYGVLNITNSSIPTWKIFSIIIGCCTFLSSVLIFLVYPSNPTDAKFLSKKEKIWVIRRVQQTTGSSIEQKTFKPYQAKEALKDPISWIFGAFFLLQQLANNLTYQQNLLFEDLGNITALDSTLVSVASGGFAVVMAIIASTFLMYKKNFIAFSVVVWSLPSFVGSIGAATLPWHNSIGLLAFVCLACPVFGIPWILMFSWNAQTCSGYTKKMTRNAIVMFWFGISNIISPQLWQERDAPRYIPAWIVQIVLSFFLAPSLALVIWFILRRRNKERLAKLDSAGKQIGVIEENGERTEVNVALLDLTDLENEAFIYPL; encoded by the coding sequence ATGACTCAATCacaaagctcttcttctttggaagaacATCCTGTAACTGTTACCGGTAAGGAAAACCCGGGGTTTGACAGCTCAGACAATGAAGTTGGGCTAGTACTCCCATCTTCTCCTGAAAAGGAGAGTTCAGATACAAAGGATTTCAAAGTTATAACATCAAGGGATGCGGATGTTACACTGAGATTTTTAGAAGAGAACGACCATTTGGTTGAGCCCATAACTCCAGAGGAGGAACGGAAATTGTCAAGAAAGGTTATGTGGATCGTGGTTAGTCTTACTGCATTGATTAATCTCATCTTGTATGCTGATAAAGCTGTGATGTCTTATGCAGCAATTTTTACCTTTTTCGAAGATACTGGCCTCACGCAAAACAAGTACAACAACGCCAACACTCTCTTCTATTTCGGATATATCGTAGGACAAGGGAATTTGTTCTTCCTACAAAAATTTCCGCTGTCCCGCGTTATGTTTGTTATGACCGCTTTGTGGAGTATCATTATATTCCTCCACTGTACAGCGTACAACTATCAGGGAGTTTACGCCCTTAGATTTTTCCTTGGATTTGTTGAGTCAATTGGTGTGCCTAGCTTGAACACAACGATGGGCCAGTTTTTGACTCCGCAAGAAAAGTCGGCAACTGCTCCAGTATTTTATGCGGCCTGTATGGGTGTTACAATCCCTGTAGGGTTCATTGCCTATGGTGTTCTCAATATTACAAACTCTTCGATCCCAACATGGAAAATATTCTCCATTATCATTGGCTGCTGTACATTTTTATCGAGCgttttgatcttcttggTGTATCCAAGTAATCCTACAGATGCAAAGTTTTTGtccaagaaagagaaaatATGGGTTATTAGAAGAGTGCAGCAGACTACTGGCTCCTCTATCGAACaaaaaactttcaagcCATACCAGGCTAAAGAGGCGCTCAAGGACCCCATTAGTTGGATATTTGGCGcgttctttcttcttcagcagcttgcCAACAACTTGACCTACCAGCAAaatcttttgtttgaagatcttggaaATATCACTGCGTTAGACTCTACCCTAGTGTCTGTTGCTTCGGGTGGTTTTGCTGTTGTGATGGCAATTATTGCAAGTACATTCTTGATGTACAAAAAGAACTTTATTGCGTTCTCGGTTGTTGTGTGGAGTTTACCATCATTCGTCGGGTCAATAGGCGCGGCAACGTTGCCATGGCATAATTCCATTGGTTTGTTGGCCTTCGTTTGTTTGGCGTGTCCTGTTTTCGGTATCCCTTGGATCTTAATGTTTAGTTGGAATGCGCAAACATGCTCAGGATACACAAAGAAGATGACAAGAAATGCTATTGTCATGTTTTGGTTTGGTATTTCAAACATCATCTCACCTCAGCTTTGGCAAGAAAGAGACGCTCCTCGTTACATACCAGCTTGGATCGTTCAAATCGTGCTTTCGTTTTTCTTAGCCCCATCATTGGCCTTAGTTATTTGGTTTATTCTGAGGCGCAGAAATAAGGAAAGACTAGCAAAGTTGGATTCTGCAGGTAAACAAATTGGAGTGATTGAGGAAAACGGCGAGAGGACCGAGGTAAATGTTGCTCTTCTAGATTTGACTGATCTGGAAAACGAGGCGTTTATTTATCCATTGTGA
- a CDS encoding KLTH0C00418p (similar to uniprot|Q12512 Saccharomyces cerevisiae YOL154W ZPS1 Putative GPI-anchored protein transcription is induced under low-zinc conditions as mediated by the Zap1p transcription factor and at alkaline pH), with protein MSKEIGTFRRNGLVLLTSIVCIGTLIAGFVLAIIAERDAVNIKNTRKTFTTVATGEWANAQFPRLHKSCNATDVDFLTRTMNETMEVASYAKEQLLVKGANDTIYKRWFGDGELYDVLGVVDGIANMTKTDVLLRCDDVDGLCAANPNYYAGHHREKADAETVICDYFYESRAWLSDICANGTLKDFPPPRYAGIDMIHRYFHVSFINLDEYIGEYTEEVEDVLDLAKSNSTFAVRNVDNYLYYLADVYSSDKISGGCLGLDGV; from the coding sequence ATGAGCAAGGAAATAGGCACTTTTAGGCGCAATGGACTGGTTTTACTCACATCAATAGTCTGTATAGGCACGCTTATTGCAGGGTTTGTACTAGCAATAATTGCTGAAAGAGATGCGGTCAACATTAAAAACACTAGGAAAACGTTTACCACAGTTGCAACAGGCGAATGGGCAAATGCGCAGTTCCCTCGTTTGCATAAGAGTTGCAATGCCACCGACGTCGATTTTCTAACAAGAACCATGAACGAAACAATGGAAGTTGCTTCGTATGCGAAAGAACAACTGCTGGTAAAGGGTGCTAACGACACTATTTACAAGAGGTGGTTCGGTGATGGGGAGCTTTATGATGTGCTTGGCGTCGTAGATGGCATCGCGAACATGACAAAAACCGATGTCCTTTTACGCTGCGACGATGTGGATGGGTTGTGTGCCGCAAACCCTAATTACTACGCCGGACACCACCGTGAGAAAGCGGACGCTGAGACTGTCATCTGCGACTACTTTTATGAGTCACGTGCGTGGCTTTCTGACATCTGTGCAAATGGAACTCTTAAGGACTTTCCTCCTCCTCGCTACGCTGGTATTGATATGATCCACAGATACTTTCACGTGTCTTTCATCAATCTAGATGAATATATCGGTGAATATACTGAGGAGGTTGAGGATGTGCTCGACCTAGCTAAGTCCAATTCAACTTTCGCAGTGAGAAACGTCGACAACTACTTGTACTATCTAGCTGATGTCTACAGCTCCGATAAGATATCTGGGGGTTGTCTCGGCTTAGATGGCGTCTGA
- a CDS encoding KLTH0C00352p (similar to uniprot|P40445 Saccharomyces cerevisiae YIL166C Hypothetical ORF, memberof the Dal5p subfamily of the major facilitator family), with translation MGFREPPAPKDQTRTVPENESNILNETNHKESFLVDVENVSTSSSSADNIFADPNVANYYSSIYEKCQYECRHLFDPEFTWSQKEERKVRWKNDWYVTFWTFFMFTALDFDRSNISQALADDMLENLNLTTNDYNTANTINLICFLASELPSQLISKKIGADVWIPMQICLWSFVSISQAAIKSKTGFYVTRALLGAMQGGFICDVCLWMSYFFTSKELPFRLSLFYIANPMTTVWSSLLSFGLLKIKTGGLMNQSWRWLFLIEGIFTLIVGVASFFKMPPSPAQTKAWYRKKGWYTDREEKIVVNKVLRDDPTKGDMHNRQPVRPKELLKTLLDYDLLPIYIVRFLGDIGSTPAKSYMTLTLRKLGFSTYKTNALSIPYNIIAVITMLLAGYFSEVVNQRALIIMGTPIWVLVFLFPLRYWPGSQVDVWGTYAILTILLGQAPIWPLTISWCSANSNSVRTRAVSAAVVNIFSQASNIVSANIYRDDDKPLYHRGNEALIGTAFAAIASCLFAKFYYIWRNKQKDNKWSTLSEEEKSYYLANTTDQGNKRLDFRFVH, from the coding sequence ATGGGATTTAGGGAACCTCCTGCACCCAAGGACCAAACACGCACAGTTCCGGAAAATGAAAGCAATATCCTTAATGAAACTAATCACAAGGAGTCGTTTCTTGTGGATGTCGAAAATGTTAGCACAAGCTCTAGTAGCGCTGACAATATTTTCGCGGATCCGAATGTTGCGAACTATTATTCATCCATCTATGAAAAATGTCAGTACGAATGTCGGCACCTATTCGATCCTGAGTTTACCTGGAgccaaaaagaggaaagAAAAGTCAGGTGGAAGAACGACTGGTACGTTACATTTTGGACGTTTTTCATGTTCACTGCGCTGGACTTTGACAGAAGTAACATATCTCAAGCTCTCGCCGATGACATGCTAGAAAATCTGAACTTGACGACAAATGACTACAATACTGCGAATACTATCAACTTAATTTGTTTTCTAGCATCCGAGTTACCTTCCCAACTTATTTCTAAGAAAATTGGAGCAGATGTTTGGATTCCAATGCAGATTTGCTTATGGAGTTTTGTATCTATTTCTCAGGCCGCAATAAAATCTAAGACTGGGTTTTATGTCACAAGAGCACTGTTGGGAGCGATGCAGGGCGGTTTCATCTGCGATGTTTGCTTGTGGATGAGCTATTTTTTTACCTCCAAAGAGCTTCCCTTCAGGCTTTCGCTGTTTTACATAGCAAACCCAATGACTACGGTTTGGAGTAGTTTACTCTCATTTgggcttttgaaaattaAGACGGGAGGTCTGATGAACCAGTCCTGGAGATGGCTGTTTCTCATTGAGGGAATTTTCACCCTCATTGTTGGTGTTGCATCTTTCTTTAAAATGCCCCCTTCACCAGCACAAACCAAGGCGTGGTACCGCAAGAAAGGTTGGTACACCGATCGCGAAGAAAAGATTGTGGTTAATAAAGTGCTTAGAGATGACCCCACTAAAGGTGATATGCATAATAGACAGCCCGTTCGACCAAAAGAGCTCCTTAAAACTCTTCTGGACTATGATTTATTGCCAATTTATATTGTCCGCTTTTTAGGTGACATCGGATCAACGCCTGCTAAATCGTATATGACATTGACCTTAAGAAAGTTGGGATTTTCAACATATAAGACAAACGCCCTTTCCATTCCCTACAATATCATTGCAGTTATCACTATGCTCCTTGCTGGATATTTCTCGGAGGTTGTGaatcaaagagctcttaTAATCATGGGGACACCAATATGGGTTTTGgtatttttgtttcctcTCAGGTACTGGCCCGGTTCTCAAGTTGATGTTTGGGGAACTTATGCAATTTTAACTATTTTGCTCGGACAAGCTCCCATATGGCCGCTCACTATTAGCTGGTGTTCCGCAAATTCAAATTCTGTGAGAACTCGTGCTGTTTCGGCTGCAGTTGTTAACATCTTTTCACAAGCTTCTAACATTGTGTCAGCAAATATTTATAGGGACGACGATAAGCCATTGTATCACCGCGGTAACGAAGCTCTGATTGGAACTGCGTTCGCGGCAATTGCCTCCTGTCTATTTGCAAAATTTTACTATATTTGGCGTAACAAGCAAAAAGATAATAAATGGAGTACACTctcagaagaggaaaagagTTATTATCTTGCAAATACCACAGACCAAGGGAACAAGAGGCTAGACTTCAGGTTTGTTCATTGA
- a CDS encoding histidine phosphatase family protein (similar to uniprot|P00635 Saccharomyces cerevisiae YBR093C PHO5 One of three repressible acid phosphatases a glycoprotein that is transported to the cell surface by the secretory pathway induced by phosphate starvation and coordinately regulated by PHO4 and PHO2) — protein sequence MISQALVLLAASLTEAAPVLKQGKASTADVSKIGTQEKLFPYLAGSGPHYDYPLSYGIPKEIPEQCTLQQVQLFARHGERYPTQNKGKAIASTYKKLHDFNGTFTGALEFLNEDYEFFVQDTANYEELTTWDNILDPINPYVGELDAQKHARQFLFQYGELLENHTSFPIFTSNSKRVHDTANFFAKALGDRYNVSLQIIDEDPSMGANTLTPIESCTVYNESEQADVMNEYSDAYLVNLAGRLNTENSGLNLTKSDALNLFSWCAFEVNVKGYSNICDVFTADELVSFAYYDDMTSYYEDGPGNSLGSTVGGVNFNASVELLKQHEELDNKVWLSFTHDTNIVNYLSAIGLFDDGNKLPTDHVPIQNHVYHKSWMVPQGARVYTQLYQCGNSSYVRYVVNDVTIPIETCQSGPGFSCELNDFVDYASTRLEGQNYIENCKISSSSNQTSLTFYWDYTQKTYNASLIHS from the coding sequence ATGATCTCTCAAGCCCTGGTGCTTCTCGCCGCGTCTCTCACCGAGGCCGCGCCAGTCCTCAAGCAAGGTAAAGCGTCTACCGCTGATGTGTCGAAAATCGGGACTCAGGAGAAGCTGTTCCCCTACCTAGCCGGTTCGGGTCCCCACTACGACTATCCGCTCAGCTACGGTATCCCCAAGGAGATTCCCGAGCAGTGTACGCTGCAGCAGGTGCAGCTGTTCGCGAGACACGGTGAGCGTTACCCAACCCAGAACAAGGGTAAGGCCATCGCTTCCACTTACAAGAAGCTCCACGACTTCAATGGCACGTTCACCGGCGCCTTGGAGTTCCTCAACGAGGACTACGAGTTCTTCGTTCAGGACACCGCGAATTACGAGGAGCTGACCACGTGGGACAACATCCTTGACCCTATCAACCCTTACGTGGGCGAGCTGGACGCTCAGAAACACGCCCGCCAGTTCCTGTTCCAGTACGGCGAGCTGCTAGAGAACCACACTTCGTTCCCTATCTTCACCTCAAACTCCAAGCGTGTGCACGACACCGCGAACTTTTTCGCCAAGGCTCTGGGCGACCGTTACAACGTCAGCCTGCAGATCATCGATGAGGACCCTTCGATGGGCGCCAACACCCTGACTCCTATCGAGTCCTGTACTGTGTACAATGAGTCCGAGCAAGCCGACGTCATGAATGAGTACTCTGACGCCTACCTGGTCAACCTCGCCGGCCGTCTAAACACCGAAAACAGTGGTCTGAACTTGACCAAGAGCGACGCTCTGAACTTGTTCTCTTGGTGTGCGTTCGAAGTCAACGTCAAGGGTTACAGCAACATCTGCGACGTGTTCACTGCTGATGAGTTGGTTTCTTTCGCTTACTACGACGACATGACCAGTTACTACGAGGATGGTCCAGGTAACTCTCTAGGCTCTACCGTCGGTGGCGTCAACTTCAACGCCTCGGTCGAACTGCTCAAGCAGCacgaagagcttgacaACAAGGTTTGGTTGAGTTTTACCCACGACACTAACATCGTCAACTACCTGTCTGCCATCGGCCTCTTCGACGACGGTAACAAATTACCAACTGACCACGTTCCTATCCAGAACCACGTCTACCACAAGTCATGGATGGTTCCTCAAGGTGCTCGCGTTTACACTCAGCTATACCAGTGTGGTAACTCCTCTTACGTTAGATACGTTGTCAACGATGTCACCATTCCTATCGAGACTTGCCAGTCTGGTCCTGGCTTCTCCTGTGAGTTGAACGACTTTGTCGATTACGCTTCCACCCGTTTGGAGGGCCAAAACTACATCGAGAACTGCAAAATCTCCTCAAGCAGCAACCAGACCTCGTTGACCTTTTACTGGGACTACACCCAGAAGACTTACAACGCCAGCCTGATCCACAGTTAG
- a CDS encoding KLTH0C00374p (similar to uniprot|P32804 Saccharomyces cerevisiae YGL255W ZRT1 High-affinity zinc transporter of the plasma membrane responsible for the majority of zinc uptake transcription is induced under low-zinc conditions by the Zap1p transcription factor), whose product MSGSEPWWQQYDPDTVTISDDSVPDSWKICTIDGVYFGGNSYSGSLGARISSIFVILFMSTFFTLFPVIAARSKRLKVPKYVYLFARYFGTGVIVATAFIHLLDPAYGEIGPQSCVGMSGNWSKYSFCPAIILFTVFSIFIVDLASDVYVKRRFGITHGHGDEIENAIVKRQEATNNNVDIESHNLGHSADSDDKSKKSYDVVSNASTEIVTQSFESQIGAFLILEFGVIFHSVMIGLNLGTTDDEFSTLYPVLVFHQSFEGLGIGARLSAIEFPKNKWWWPYALCVAYGLTTPICVAIGLGVRTTYDGNSYTVNVVSGVLDAISAGILMYTGLVELLARDFIFDENRTNDISKLLFMVNCTLWGAGLMALLGKWA is encoded by the coding sequence ATGAGCGGATCTGAACCTTGGTGGCAACAGTACGATCCTGACACCGTCACTATTAGTGATGACAGCGTTCCGGATTCTTGGAAAATCTGTACAATTGATGGGGTTTACTTCGGAGGGAATTCTTACAGCGGATCATTGGGTGCGCGTATCTCATCTATCTTTGTTATCCTGTTTATGAGTACCTTCTTCACACTGTTTCCAGTTATCGCTGCGAGATCAAAGAGACTCAAGGTTCCCAAATACGTTTACCTATTCGCGAGATACTTTGGTACGGGTGTTATCGTTGCTACGGCCTTTATTCATTTATTGGACCCTGCTTACGGCGAGATAGGGCCTCAGAGTTGTGTGGGTATGTCTGGTAACTGGTCCAAGTACTCTTTTTGCCCTGCAATTATTTTATTCACTGTGTTCTCCATCTTTATCGTTGACTTAGCGAGTGATGTATATGTCAAACGCAGATTCGGCATCACCCATGGCCACGGTGACGAAATTGAAAATGCCATCGTGAAGCGCCAAGAGGCAACCAACAACAATGTCGACATCGAGAGCCACAACCTGGGTCACTCCGCTGATTCTGATGATAAAAGCAAGAAGTCGTACGATGTTGTGTCGAACGCGAGTACTGAGATTGTCACTCAATCCTTCGAAAGTCAAATTGGTGCCTTCCTCATCCTCGAGTTTGGTGTCATTTTTCACTCCGTTATGATTGGCCTCAACTTGGGTACCACAGATGATGAATTCTCTACCCTGTACCCAGTTCTAGTGTTCCATCAATCTTTTGAAGGTCTGGGTATTGGCGCTAGACTTTCGGCAATCGAGTTCCCCAAAAATAAATGGTGGTGGCCATACGCACTCTGTGTTGCCTACGGATTGACTACACCAATCTGTGTCGCAATCGGTCTGGGTGTCAGAACTACCTATGACGGCAACTCTTACACCGTCAATGTCGTTTCAGGAGTGCTCGATGCCATTTCCGCAGGCATCTTAATGTACACCGGTCTCGTTGAACTTCTGGCGCGTGACTTCATTTTCGATGAGAACAGAACCAATGAcatttcaaaattgttGTTCATGGTAAATTGCACTCTATGGGGCGCGGGCTTGATGGCCTTGCTGGGCAAATGGGCTTGA